Below is a genomic region from Chryseobacterium scophthalmum.
TTTACTGATTTTTCTAAATCTTGGGGTTTTAAAATCTCAGGAATATGAAGATGATGATTTTTCTGAAGTTTATATCGAAGACTCTGTGGTGACTTCGCATTACAAAAATATGTATGTTGCAGATTCTGTTTTAAAAGCGAATCCTCAAACCGAAAACACCGTTTCCCCAAAGAAGTTTAAAGAAAATCTGCCTTCAAGATACAAAGGAAATGAGTTTGATTATTCGACCTCAAAACCCAGAGAATCGTTTTTTGACAAACTTCAACGTAAGCTCGCTCAACTTCTTCGTAGTATTTTTGGGGAAACCAGTTTAGAAACTTCTTCACAGATTACAGGTGTTGTTATCCGCCTTTTTGCCATCATCGTAGTTGGATTTCTCCTGTATTTTATCGTTAAATATTTAATCAGTACCAATGGAAGTTTCTTTTTCGGTAAAAAGAATAAAAAAATTGAAATCAACGAAGAAGAGCTTCATGAAAACATTCATGAAATCAACTTTCCACAAAGTATTGCTAAGTTTGAAAATGACGGAGATTACCGTTCTGCGGTTCGGTATCAGTTTTTATATATTCTTAAAAAATTAAGTGATAAAAAACTCATCCTTTGGAATCCCGAAAAAACAAATAAAGATTACGTTTCCGAACTAAAAGCGGCACATCTTAAAAATGAATTTTACAACCTTTCCTATATTTTCGATTATGTTTGGTATGGCGAGTTCAGTATTGATGAGCAAAGCTATGGTAAATTTAAAAACCAGTTTCACGGATTCAAACCTTAATTAAACTTCTTAAAAATGAATAAAACTTTCAAAATATATGCTGTTATTTTCATCATTGTTATGGTGATTTTGGCATTGCTTGAAGTGAATAAAAAGGAAGTTACAGACTGGCGAAAAAACTATGATGTCAATCAAAAATCACCTTTCGGGCTCTTTGTTTTTAATAAAGAAGTCAAAGATTTGTTTAAAAACAATCTTACGAAACTTGATGTTGCACCTTATGATTATTACACTGAAAAAGATAAGAAACCACACAATATTCTCATCGTAGAAAGCGAAATGGATCAGGAATCCTGGAATAAAATTTTAGATGAAGTTTCCAAAGGTTCAGATGCAATGATAATTGCGAATCGACTTCCAAAAAATATTTCAGATACGATTGGTTTTTATGGTTCAAAAATTTCTTATGAAGACCAGAATATTCTAAAACTGACGGATAAAAAATATCAGAATGATTTTATTAAATTAGATAAATTCCCATCGGGAAGAGGTTTTTCTTACATTAAACCGAATGTTCAGGTTTTAGGAAAAACGGTCGAAGAAAACAATAAAGATCAGGCAAATTTCATCAAAACACCATTCGGAAAAGGAACAATTTATGTGCATTGCGAACCGCTTTTTTTAACGAATTATTATCTTTTGCAATCAGGAAATGTAAGATATGCGCAAAGTGTTTTTTCATATTTGAAAGACAGAGAAACTTTATGGTTTGTAGAAAGCAATACCAAAGAATCTCGTTCATTATTGCGTTTTATTCTTTCTAATCCGGCTTTAAAATATGCTTGGTGGGTATTTTTAGGAGGATTGGTTTTATTTATATTTTTTAATGTAAAAAGAAAACAACGAATCGTCCCAATTATTGAACCGTTGAAAAATACTTCTGCAGAGTTTGTGAAAAGTATTGGTAATCTTTACTTACAGGAAGGTGATTTCCATGATATGATGGCAAAAAAAGCTCAATATTTTTTAAATAAAGTAAGGCTCGATCTTCTCATTGATACCCAAGATCTAGATGAAGAATTTGCAAAAAAACTTCAACTAAAAACCGGAAAACCTGTAGAAATGGTTAATGAAGCAATCGTTCTGATCAGAAAAGCACAAGACCCTTATGCAAGCGTAATAAAAGAGGATCTAGCAAGAATAAATAGTCTCTTGGATGAAATTTTAAAATAAGAATGGTAATGAGGAAGGCTCCGTAGGAGTCTGACCTTTGTAGAAAAAAAATAGAAATGTGAAAATGAGCTCTGTAGGAGCGAAACGTTCAAAATAATAAAAACAAAATAGAATGGAAAATAACGAAGAACAAAATTTAACAAATCAAAATTCTATTAATTTAAATAAAGAATCAAAAGATCAGAGCCAATTTGAATCGAGAATTGATATGATTGAGCTTCGTGAAAATTTAAATAAAGTAAAAACGGAAATTGCAAAAGTAATTGTCGGTCAGGAAAATATGGTCGAACATCTTTTAGCAGCTTTACTTTCCAACGGTCACGTTTTGATTGAAGGCGTTCCGGGAGTTGCAAAGACCATTACGGCAAAATTATTGGCGAAAACTATTGATGTAGATTTTAGCAGAATACAGTTTACACCGGATTTAATGCCTTCTGATATTTTGGGAACGTCAATTTTCAGTATGAAAAATTCTGAATTTGAATTTAAAAAAGGACCAATTTTCTCAAGCTTTATTTTGATTGACGAGATCAACCGTTCTCCTGCAAAAACTCAGGCGGCTTTGTTTGAAGTAATGGAGGAGAAACAGATTACAATTGACGGAACCCGTTACGAAATGGATGAACCTTTCCTTGTTGTTGCTACTCAAAACCC
It encodes:
- a CDS encoding DUF4129 domain-containing protein; the encoded protein is MNKFLVFLLIFLNLGVLKSQEYEDDDFSEVYIEDSVVTSHYKNMYVADSVLKANPQTENTVSPKKFKENLPSRYKGNEFDYSTSKPRESFFDKLQRKLAQLLRSIFGETSLETSSQITGVVIRLFAIIVVGFLLYFIVKYLISTNGSFFFGKKNKKIEINEEELHENIHEINFPQSIAKFENDGDYRSAVRYQFLYILKKLSDKKLILWNPEKTNKDYVSELKAAHLKNEFYNLSYIFDYVWYGEFSIDEQSYGKFKNQFHGFKP
- a CDS encoding DUF4350 domain-containing protein produces the protein MNKTFKIYAVIFIIVMVILALLEVNKKEVTDWRKNYDVNQKSPFGLFVFNKEVKDLFKNNLTKLDVAPYDYYTEKDKKPHNILIVESEMDQESWNKILDEVSKGSDAMIIANRLPKNISDTIGFYGSKISYEDQNILKLTDKKYQNDFIKLDKFPSGRGFSYIKPNVQVLGKTVEENNKDQANFIKTPFGKGTIYVHCEPLFLTNYYLLQSGNVRYAQSVFSYLKDRETLWFVESNTKESRSLLRFILSNPALKYAWWVFLGGLVLFIFFNVKRKQRIVPIIEPLKNTSAEFVKSIGNLYLQEGDFHDMMAKKAQYFLNKVRLDLLIDTQDLDEEFAKKLQLKTGKPVEMVNEAIVLIRKAQDPYASVIKEDLARINSLLDEILK